The Fusarium oxysporum f. sp. lycopersici 4287 chromosome 1, whole genome shotgun sequence DNA segment AGTTACCCAGAGACAACCTACAGCAACGACCTATCAGCCTCGGCTCAAGATGTTTGAAAGTGACAGGATATTTGATGGCATACATACATGGCTTGCCACAGCGAGAACCCGTGTATCGGGTATTGTTGGGGTGATGGACATGTTACCAAAAGCACCAGTTCAATTcctcgatctcttcttgaTATTCTGCAAACGTTCTGAATAGAAGTCTACGCAAGCCTAGGCAACCCAAGATTTTGCTTGTGTGAGAGACGTCACTGAACAAAACCTCTCAGTCGGCGTCAGCGGACGATTCTGCGGTAGAATCCTAAGACACCGGAGCTTAGATGAAATGGGAAGCCTGAGCGTTATTTGTGAAGATCGAAGGAACAGAAGAGAAAATCCGTCGCTGACTCAAGGAAGTAAATTAGTTCTAGAACTCGGTTGCAGCGTCTTTTGAGCTGTATATCGCTCGATATTAGTCACGAGTTAACTTGAAGAAATCGGGTTAAGCCTGGAGCATCAACAAGCTACCTGTATGTACAAATGTTGGAAACAGAAACTTCAGAATACCTACCTACTTGCCCAATATCGGTCTGAATAATGAAACGAGCAATTGGCTCAATTGCAGCGAGGATAGACAGTATTTTCTCTACCCTTTTGAGCTGATAGCGAAAGGCTACCAGTGACTTCCATTTGGTCGTGTGCCCCGCCAGCCTCTGCTACGATCCATTGTAATCATTGCCCCGCAGCAGGCTTCTGAATGGCACAGTAGAATCATGCAGGCATAATTTGTGCCAAGTCAATATCAACTTTGATAAACACGATCTCATATTATCATTTATCGTCATGGTCAACAAGGGACTAAAGCTCCTGACTTGGCATCCTTGTATTCCCTATCTAACCTGTTCGTTTACATTCCTTTCCCTTCGCACACGCCTTTGATGCCTAAAGTAAGGCTTCCAAGAAGCAGGCAAACTTCTTGGTATCCGGATTTCTTGCATTGCCCTCTTTGACATGTGCTCCGTCGGAATCGCTGGATGGTATCATTGCAACCGCAAGCGCCGAGCTTCTGCCATGTAGCAGGATGGTGTCGTATTGCATCATGGCACTCTTCTactcctcatcaccaatcTTAGGCGCAAGATAGAAACGCAGATGGCTTTGACCCTGAAGATCGTATTCAACCAAGAGGGGCACTTCATTAGagagcttgatcttgacctgctcGGAGAGGCCAGCAGCCTTGCAGAAGTTGACCAGGTACTTAAGGGAGAAGGTGAGGGCGACCGGCTCGGTCAACTCAATCGAGACACTTTGTTTGGGTTTCTCGACATCCTCATGGCTTCGAAGAGTCACTGAGCCGTTACCAATATCGCCATTGCATGCGAACTTGACACCGTCCTTGGAGGCCTCGATCATCACTGCCGAGTTAAGTGTTAGATAACAATCCAGTAGCCGAACATGACGCGAGCCTTGCAAGAACTAACCTGATTCTGACATAGCCATCAAGTCGGTACAGATGCGACGAAACTCGCCAGAAGGCATCGCAATTGTAGCAGCATACTCGGTGTCGGGAATGCCCAGGTGCTCCTGGTCAATGTCCATGAGCTTGAGGTCATACTCGCTGATGCGGTCGTTCTCAGGGCTCTCGAATTGCATATTCAGCACATCAGGgccatcctcagccttgagcgTGAGCACGTCGTTACTCTGAGCAGCGCGTAGGACCTTGGTCAGGGATGTGAGGTTGACACCGAGGGAGATGTTGCGGTCGCAGCGGAATGGCTCGAAGGATTCAGCAGTAAGCATCATGGAAACCAAGGCAACATGGGAGTTGTCCATGGCCTGCAGCTGAATGCCACTGTCATTGCAGTCGAAGTTGCAATCTTGGACCAGATCCTTGATTGCATCGACGACTTTCTTCAGAAGATCAGCTTGAGCGAGTCGTGCTTCCAACATATCTGTTTATCTGTTAGCATACCACTGATACATCTCCTCACGAGACGTGAAGCTGCCACGCATATATGAAAAGGGCGGGGTGTTCGTTGCTCGGGGTGACTGACTGATCGAAAGGTTTGCTGGCAAATTGTGGCTAGATACGGACAGGGAATATGAGCAAAGGATAAGTGAGCGGAATAGCTCGCAAAGTAAGGTGTGTTATGGTTATGGAAGGAGTATGGGAGGTTGTCTGGTGGATGAAATGCAAGATGCAGATAGCAATGTGCTTTTGTCGCGAAATTGCTAGGCTGCTTTACGCTAGCTGGCAGGTGGGGAGCCACTTAACGCGCGACCATCAAACAACCGACGCGTCGCGTTTCAGGCGGACGCTTGTCATCGGTAGAAAATTGGAAAGCACCACTATTCACTAACTCTATATAGCCTCAGGGAGAAAGAAAACCGAGAAATTATCCTGAGTGATGAGCAGCTCTAGGTGAATTTAGTGCAGACTAAGCAAGTCTTTAGactaggtaggtaggtagttatTTTAATCACTTATTCTAGAGATCCTAAGTTCCAATACAGAGATTATGTTTTCTATATCTCGATACGTATATATAAGATCATAGCTTGAGAGGGATATGTTATTCCTTAGCTTAGTGAGGTCCCTGTTATTCCAAAATATGGATGGATGCCCACCTTAGTACCTAACTCAGAGGTCCTCGATCCTTTGGTCCTCTATCCGACAGGTGCGAACCGCAGAAGTGTCTTTGTACCCAGGTAGACTCTCAGGCTCTTTCCAGTTCTTCAAGCCACTAGGTACTTACCTAAGGTACTAGGTGAGTAGGTACCGGTACCTAATTATTGTTACCTTAAGGCACCACTGACCGGTAGAGAGAGATGGTGCCAAAATTGTCCATAAGAATTGTCCAATGACCTGTTATGTGCAAGGTAGTTAAGTACCTACTTAGGTAGCTATCATACATATGTTACCAAGAATAAGTTCTCCCTTCATCATTTACATTGAACGAAATAGATCGGTAAACAAGACCGAATGATTTCCTAGAAGACCGGCTTGTAGCGCATATGTCTTGCGGCTATCTTCCATAAGGGCACATTGGTGTGTGATTCTATGTCGTCCAAAACCTGATCGCCAAGAATGATGATAGTGGGCAAATAATACAAAACCAAGATTCCCAACCCTGAACCTGAAACGCCGCAGCCATCCATGGCTTGTCTATAGAATAGTGTCGTTTATAGAGAATTGTGCGTGTCGTCGTGACGCTACCTGTGCTTGACATATTTATCTGTCTGTGGAGCTCGAATGTGAATTTTTCATAAGTCGATAGCAAGAATAAAAAAACGGTTCGGTGTCGATTCAGACGATTGTTTTGTACTTGGTGAAGGCGGGAGAAGGCGATGAAAAGTGTTGAAGATAATGATCGTGATGTTTGTTTCATAAAACCGATATCCCTACATTGACACAATCCGACCTGCTGGTGCGCTGGCACGAGTTCGAGGTCGTAGGTTAATAACTGTCTCTAGCTCCCGAAGCATACCCTTTGGTTTGCATCAACGTGCTGTCGGGCAAGAGCCTTTTGTTCTCGCTCTTCTCGAAGCCTTGACTATTTCTTTCCTCTCTAGTGAGCGTGCTTCGTGGTCGCGGGAGACCAACGGCTTTCAAAAACTTCNNNNNNNNNNNNNNNNNNNNNNNNNNNNNNNNNNNNNNNNNNNNNNNNNNNNNNNNNNNNNNNNNNNNNNNNNNNNNNNNNNNNNNNNNNNNNNNNNNNNNNNNNNNNNNNNNNNNNNNNNNNNNNNNNNNNNNNNNNNNNNNNNNNNNNNNNNNNNNNNNNNNNNNNNNNNNNNNNNNNNNNNNNNNNNNNNNNNNNNNNNNNNNNNNNNNNNNNNNNNNNNNNNNNNNNNNNNNNNNNNNNNNNNNNNNNNNNNNNNNNNNNNNNNNNNNNNNNNNNGTTCGAGTCGTTCAGAGTTCTGTCAGATTCTTCACGAAGCAGTTGCAGCTTCGCCTGTAGGCCCCTGATTCCGCTTGATAGTGAGTTAAGTTTCCGAAGTTGAGCTCTCCAGCGCTCCCGTCCAGGCGTAAGGGCATTCTTTGGCGTAGGGGAAGATGGAAAAGCTAGGGAAGCGTGAGCATGTGACTAATCGATGAGAACTTGCATCATATTCTTACTATCTTGCTCGCTGAGAATGCTCTGTAGCCTAGCATGAGCAGTTTGAGTTGAGCTGTTGACGCTCAAAAGAGACTCTACGGCCGTTGTCCAACGAAGCAAATCATTTGCATCACTGTTGGCATCCAGAGCAAGAAGGGCGCAAAGGAATAGTTTCCGTATGGTGGAGAATCGAGCAGCCAGAATTTTGAGGGTCCTCAAGGATTCAGGATCGTCCAAATCCTCATCACTTAGTCCTTGACGGGCGTCTGACATGTCGAAGTCGGTAATGTCGTATATATCGTAATATTTTTCCAAGTCTGTTTGCTCCGCAAATCCGTTGACAACTGTACAAACCTGGTTGTAAGAATCAAGAACCTCTTGAAAAGAATGTCTCAGGGCTTTGCGCAGTCTGACACAACGCCGGGTTTGGGTACGGTCTTCTATACGGCTGATTGGTGGCAGGGGAGCGCTGCTGTAAATTGTTCAGTGCATGTGGTGGCAAGAAAATGAAAGACCTACAGTCTGTAACCTCGAGACACCAACTCGACTTCTTGTATGAGAGAGATAGCTGCACCTGACGCACTGTCAAAGTTGTGTGAGTTTTCGACGAAAGAAGTGATTTCAGACAGCGATTGCGATCTTCGATACCGGAGCCATTGTCGTTTCATGTAAACCTGGCCAAGCAGGACGGCGGCTGCGCAAAGCATGAGAAGAAAGACCAGCCTCTTCTTGGTAACACCACTGCCAAGAACCCAACTCAGAACAACCGCAACCGCAAGAGCGGCAAGAACTGATGCCAGAATTCCTTCCGTGGACAATAGGGATTCATCTTCGTTCGTTGGCGGGCTAGGTCCCCTGTTATCGAGCTGCGACTGCCCCAGGCCCGAATGGCCACTTAAAAGCTGAGACGCAATGATGGTATATCGGAATTGTTCGAGAAATTTGGCGTTGTCAGCTCGGTCGATACTCGCTGCAACCGCGGCCTATGGCAAGTGGTTTTAGCAATCGTTGATAGGTTACACCAGTTCGAGGTGACGTACTGAATATTTCCTGCTAGCAGATCGCAATGAGGAGGGCTTCGGAACTTGTAAATGAAGCCCATTCGGAGCCTTATTCCGGAATCTTGGTTTAACCAAAGGTCGACCAGTGGGTGCGAAAGGGGATGGACtggatggtggtgatgggCTTGATCGACCAGCGGATGAATCAAGTTCGGGCGTTACTGCACCGGGCGCCCAGTCAGCCTGGGGCTCATCTCCCCCATCTTGAAGTATGTTAGTCCACATAAGGGAAGAGCGGTATCGCGCGCAAGGGAGAATGATGCTCGCTCACCTCTGAGGTAGTCGGCGAACGGAGTCTCCTCATACACCACGGGCTCCATCTAGCTTCTCTGTGACGTCGTCGGGATCGATAAGCAGTCACACAGAGCCATCGAGCGGTGCTGATCGATGCAGAGTGAAAGTGTCGTATGTGATATCTTGTTGCGATGTTGATTAAACCAGTACGAGTGTCGTGTTCAGGAGAAGGCGACAAACAGTATGGACGGATTACGGAGTATTAGACGAGCGCGAGCAGGGACAGGCTGGTTCGTTGATGTTGCCAATTAGGGGAGCTCCACGCTCACCGTAGTGGCCAGCCGGAGCCGCGGCAGGGATCGTGTGGCTATCAAGGGCCTGTCAAAAGCGCCGCAACCTTGACGGAAAGTATACAGACCCCGGAAGCTTGAAGTTTAGCCTTGTTAGGTGTAATTTCGAGCCGAACTGATACTATTTATGCAGTCAACTGTGAAAGACGTAATAAGGTGCAGGGAGACGCAGGGACGACCCAAGACACAGCGTATCAGCATACAGCAAAAGGGGGCTCTGGAGCTTTTGAACACATGTTAGCCCCtagaggaagagagaaaaCCTCAAGGACCCAAGTCCTGAAGTGACAAAATTAGTTGGGTAAGTCGAAGATGAACTCTAGGTGCCTCTATCAGTTTATTTTTAGACGTCCCtgagagcaagaaaacttcaaACATTAAGCTAGAATCAAATATTCTGAAGGCCTGCTAAGATATGCTAAACTCATTTAAGTCTTTTTGTGACCTGCCTTAGAATAGAgatcctaagttttcttgcctcctctAGGCACCCTATTCAAAGTCTCGAGTCTTGTTGCTCCCCTCCCCTCGAGACCTTATGACAGAGGCAGGAGACGCTAGATGCCGCCAGGGACTCGTTTGTGGAGCATGGTAGATAATGATTGATAACGCCTGAGGCATTCACTTAGTTAGCTTATGGAACTCAAAGAACCTGGGGTAATATCATTTTTCTGGTTGGCCACTTGTGGGTGGGCCAAATGCTCCAAATTGAAAGTTCTCTCACCCACCACCTTTTCCTACCAGTACCTAGGTGCCTTACCTTCCAAGAAACCAGCTCTAACGTGAATTTCGCGCAGAGCATAAGGTACCCACGATGCTGACATGAACCGAATTCCGATACTGTGTCCCGCGATTCGAGGAATTCCAATCCTTCGACGATGCACTATCCCTCACTGTACCGACGCTCGGGTGTGTGCCCTGTCTCAAGCTCACCAAGTGGCATCTGGATCGCCAATACCCTATTAGCCCGAGCCATTGAGCGATCCCAACGCTTCGATCCGATTCCTAGCCGATGCTTGAGCTCATATGCCGGGCCTCTCGAGAGCCGACGTCGTTTGGGCAAGCGACATATGGTTGCCGTTGTACCCAATTCTCATGCTTCACCCTTTCCTTGGAGGATCGAAGTGCCCGTTAATCTCGGCGAGTGGACTTGGGAGGCTCCTGTTGCACCGAATGATCGTCATAAAAAAAGGATTGGTCTGTTCGAGCGCTTTCTCAGGAACCTCGAGGACATGGGACACGAAAAAAATACCAACCTTGCAGCTGCTACACCACCACCGGAGGCGGATCTGGTGCCCGCGGCAGTAACTCTCACATCAATAGAACAGGCCCGGGGTGATATGAACGAGCGACTCGCCAAATTTTACAAGTTCGAAGACGAAAAAGCACTGAAGAAGATATGCGAGCCCTATGTTCTTCAAATCTTGAAGATGGTCGAGGAAAGGACGATTTCCAACGACGACCTTATCCGGGCTCTCGATCCATTCGACGACCATCTCAGGCAACGAGCGCCGGCCAAAGTCCTCGATAATAGGGTTGCCAAACAATGGGTCTACATAATCCACGCCATGTATCGTACCCGGACCACCTCAACTGGAGATTTGTATGGGAGCCATATTTGGCACCAGTGCCTCAAAACAATATTGCAAATGGCACCCCAGCCCTCTACGTTCCATTGCCTCGAGGAGCTACTGAGATTGATTGCTCTATACGAAAAAATACAACTAGATACATGTGACTACCTCGACCTAATGCATAACCATAACCGACTGGAAATGGCACAGGGCGAACAATATCCTACACGACCTATATCATTCCGCCTCTTGCGCCGCAGTATGCAATTGACTCGATTAATTTCTGCCCGAGGTCTGACGCAAATGGAGACATTTGAAGCTTTGACCAAACATTGCTTCCAGTTCGTCGATGAGACCACAGACCAACGTACGTTAGCTTTTCAGCTATTGCTGAAATTGGCGGCAGTTCCAGGTCTCAAGGCAGATGAATTCTCTACCCTCGCCGGCAATGTTCACAACATGCAAGATTGGGCAGAATCAGAAGTTTGGCAATTCATGGCTATTCGTCTTATGAGCACGACGCAGGGAGGAATACGGCCTGAGCAATTATACAAATGGATTACCGGGCCTACACAGTTACACTGCTGGGCAGCAATGCTTCAGGACTCTCGTCATAGCGAAACCAAGAAACGCATAGCGAACTTGAGGGCGCTTACACATACCAGTGAAACCTTTGGACGCCTTGATACATTGATCAAGTCGATTCGACTGGCGAGCGATCATCATGGGATTATAAAAGatatgatgaagatggagaaagACCCGTATTGTGCCGTCATGCTTTGGGAATCATATAACGCAGGAGCGTCAGTTAAGCATAAATTCCCTTGGTACATGTGGGCACGACATGCAGAAGCCATAGTAACGCATCCGGACCTACCACCAGACCTCATCTGGCAGATCGCTGAATTTTGCTCATCAAAGACTGCTACCCGGCTGAAAGCCCCCATCGTACGGAATCTTGTGTTTATGATGGACTTCCTGGAAGAGATATGTCAGCTCTACATGAAGAAACCCGGCCTGACAACCCGACAGCGCCTAAGATATATTGAGACCGCAATCAATTGGGGCAAAAGGACTGGACAGCATATGTCACAGCCCGCGATACAAATTCTAGCTGAGATTCTGCTTCAAGATCTCGAGGAGGGTAAGATGGGCCGCAAGACACGGCTTCGATATTTGGTCAAAAAGATTAGGCATTTCTATGGAAAAGAGCAGGCAGCAAAGGTTGCCGTCTCACTTGATGGGTGGAGATGGACCAACAGGCGTAGAAGGGGGGAGATGCCACGAATGCCAGCGCCAACGAGGAAGGCGCATTTCAAATCAGAAGAACCGACCAAGGAGCTCCTAGAAGATTCAATGCAACTAACTCTGGAAGAGAGCCTGAAAAGACCCCTTCGACAAGCATGGGAGCAGACCCTGCCACCCATCGGACGAGTTAGGTACGACATCGAGAGCAAGGAAACACGagaagacgacgacaacAGGGTGGAAGATGAACGTACTTTGGAATCTATCATGAAGGCTCAACGACGAAAGGCAGAGGCCAACTCCGCGATAGGTTCAAGCTTTTAGGTAATGCATGATGTGGTTCTTGTTAACATATAATACCCcaaggagagaagaagaaagagtaTTCCATCAATTTTGATGAGAAAAGTTTAAAAACGCTCAGCGCCTCGTGAACATAGGTCCATGTGGAACTTGGCAGAACCCATAGCCCCGAAGAATAAAGGAACGAATACGAACATAGAATCGCCCATGCGGCAGTAGACAGCTTTTGATACGCATGCCTGACAATCTTTTTAGGGATAATAGATAATTTGGATTGATGTGATGCAAGGCAACTTGCAAGAACAAATCAAAAGACGTATCAGACTATTGACGAAGAAATCATGAGACCGTGTCATTATCAAATCTAATTTACAGATGGAATTCAATAGATACTGCAAATCTCCGGCGTCCATACATTAAATGTCATTACAGACACAAATAAATAGCACAAGAAAAGCAAGAAAATATCATAAGACGTGTGAAATCGAAGAAGATTGAACCGCCCTTGATCAACCCACGCATGACGTGAAAAGGAGATAGGAAAAGCAAAACATAAAACATAAAACTGAGAACGTGAGACCCTTTCCCCTTTCATGCCCAGACCAGAAACAAACAAAGGAAATCCTCGCTAGTAATGCGTTTGTCCCCAGAATTCCAAAGCCCAAAACACCGCCTATATCCTTTTCCCAAGTGGTATCTTCCCATATCCTGTATCCCTTAATCTACATAATCTACCTCAGTTTGACCCATTGTCTCAGTCACAAGACTAATATGACTCCGAGCGCCGATGGAAGTGCTCCCACCATCACTTGCGCCACCGAACAGACCCTTGGAGCGGGGCACAAGAACCTGTGCAGGGCATACCACTATCTCTTCGTCGCCCTTACCATTATCATCTCCCTTTTTGACGACAAGTGGGAAAAGCACAACCCGAACAATGGCACCTTGTGCCTCAAGGTCTTCATTTGAGGTTGTAATGCTGCCGCTTCGTTCGTTCATCATTGATGCGTTGAATTGAACTGTCGCGGTAAGTTCACCGTCCGCGTCGTATTCAGGGCGCAAAGGCGGCAGCATCATATATTCAGCTTTTTGCGTCCGCATCTCGATCGAGAGACCAACGGCCTCTCTCATGACACGTCGTAGCTGAGATTGAATTTGATCTTCCAAGTTCGACGGTGGTGGGAGGATCTTACACAGTGTTTGGAAGATGGCCTGAACAACAGCCTCTGTATCCAGATCACGTTGACGCTTGAAACTTTCGCGCTTCGCCAGTAAAGTCAAGGTAACGGCGCGCCATTGGCGTACCGCTTCGATAGGGCCGACTTCGGTCAGCAGCTTCTCCAGTGACTTAAGCTTCTGTCTCTGCTCTCTATCCATGCCAAAAAGATAGCGAGTAAAGACAAATTCCCAAACCATGTTCATGGTCATGGACATGAAGATATCGCGTCTCTTCACACGGTCCCGGAGATAAACGTCGACGTCGGATCCATCAAGTACGGCGTTGTCGAGTCGATCAAttgtcttctcatcatttATCTCGCTTGTTAAGCGGCAGGCGCGCATATCAGAGAATTTGGAGAACCGAAGCACCCATTGCTGAACATGGGAACAAAGTTGCTGGCAACGATGGTCGAAATGATCCTCATCGCGGATGTTGAGAAAATGGTCGTCGCCAGCCTTGGCTTCTAAAATCTGGCGCTGAAGGTCACGAATTTTCTCTTTGGCAGAATCAAGTTTGGCGCGAAGCTCGGCAATTTCTGCGTCCTTTGCTTCAAGAGACTGTTCAGTGTTGCCTTTCTCGCGTCGAGCTTCTTCTAGCTCACGCGCGACAGCGGCATTGCGACTCTCAAGATCAGTTACACGGCCATTGTCTTTGCTTGCAAGCTCGGCGTTGGCGCTTGCAAGACCGTCGTTAACTTCTGTAAGTCTAGAGACTTCGTTCTGAAGAAATTGTAATGACTGCTTGAGATTGTCGATTTCAACATCGCGATCGGCTAAACTGCTGGCAGCTCGTTGACTAAGGCTCGTCTCAGCCATAGCGCGGGCTTCTGTGAGCATTCGGTTCTCGGCCATTAGCTGCTCGACCTTATTCTCGAGTTCGAGAACCTGCATGCTTTGTCGGCGGCGCATGCTGTGTGGCCGGGTTGGTGACCGGGGTGAGCCGATGCGACCCTCACCGAAGCCATCCTTTGTTATTGTTAGTGCCATATTACATTAGGATAAAAATTGGTGATAGACTTACATAGACGTCGGCCATGTCCTTGGCACGGGCGCGACCCTCATTTGCGACAGGCGTGGAACTGATGGGTgcggcggcggtggtgtTTTGTTGACGTAGAGCCCGCAAATCACTGCTCATTCGCTTGTCAACACGGCGGAGCGGTGGTGTGGGGGTGCCTGACGAGCGGTTGATGCCTGGGCTATCAGGCCTCAACTTAAGCGGCTCCGGGGTCCGACGCCGAGAGAGGCTGGTGTTAGAGACAGTTCGACGTCCGGAACCCTCGAGACGAGGTGTTGACCGACGAGAAGGAGTGGCATTGTCTGAAGCGCTTCTCTGACCAGAAACTGATGATGAAATCGGGTTGGAATTCGTAGTCGGAATTGGAATTGGTGTTGAAGGCTCAGGTCCTCGTAGGGCTGCCGCTAAACCCGCACCCGCTGCAACGGCGGCGACTGCCGTGCCAGCTGGAGTTAGAGCCCCATattgtttcttcttttctggcTCCGGTGTTGGTCCAGGTACTGCAGGCTCTCGCAACACCGGTGTGCCTCGCGGAGATCGACGAAGTCTTCGCTCGCTCGGTGGATCGGGAGTTTGCAAGACCGCGCGGTCTGCAACTGGCTGTATCTGACTTTCCCTTTCAGCCCAGTCTTCGGTATGCGCTCCACTGTCGCGTGAAGCCTCTTGACTAGCAGGTTTGCTTCGCCTTAGAGTTGCTACCTCCCCTCCAAATCCGCTGTCACGATGTGCCTCTTCACTCAGGCGTCTACTTCGTCTCTGGAAGCTCAATGCTTCACCAACAGGAGCGCTGTCGCGTTTggcttttggtgttgagaatgCATCCTTGGCTGGCTCAACTTCGGCCTCGGGAACCTCTGGGACTGGCTCCAAGAGTCTGCTTGGTGATCGTCGTAGATCACTAATGTCCGATTCCGATCCCACCTGTGGTGTAAATGTCTTGCTGTCCTCTCGTAACAGACCGCTTTTAGGCTCCTCAACGTCAGATCCacgacgaagaagaggctggggggagcttctcaacagctCCAACTCTCCTTTGCCAAGCACCGGACTTTCCATCGTGTCTGACGTTTCTGCATATAACTGCCGCGAAGTTGATTTGCGCTCTTTCTTCGGGTTTGTTGAAGGACCTTCAGATGTGCCACGAACTTCCGATGTTCCCTCGTAGCTCTCCGAGCGCCTACTCTTTCCTGGCGCATCGAACAACATCTCATGAACAGACGATGTGACATTGTTTGTCTTTCTTGAAGCTTTTGGTTTTCTCTCTGCCAGTTCGCTTTTGTCTTTAGCATCTGTAACAATGTCACGATGCCTTTCCTTGTGGTCAGCACTACCACTAGCGAAGTTTTTTTCTggtttcttcctcctcgcaTCCTGGACTTCTCGGTGCGTCGGGGTTTCTCCCTGTGTCCTTTTGTCAATATCTTTCGCAGTTAATTTGGTGTCATTTGAGCCTTTTGTTGCTGCTTCCACATCATTTTGCGGTTCCTTGTTCCTTTCTTCCACTGTCTCATCCCTGCTTTTGggtttcttttcttcttgtcttgcgCCTTTACTCTT contains these protein-coding regions:
- a CDS encoding proliferating cell nuclear antigen produces the protein MLEARLAQADLLKKVVDAIKDLVQDCNFDCNDSGIQLQAMDNSHVALVSMMLTAESFEPFRCDRNISLGVNLTSLTKVLRAAQSNDVLTLKAEDGPDVLNMQFESPENDRISEYDLKLMDIDQEHLGIPDTEYAATIAMPSGEFRRICTDLMAMSESVMIEASKDGVKFACNGDIGNGSVTLRSHEDVEKPKQSVSIELTEPVALTFSLKYLVNFCKAAGLSEQVKIKLSNEVPLLVEYDLQGQSHLRFYLAPKIGDEE
- a CDS encoding hypothetical protein (At least one base has a quality score < 10); protein product: MEPVVYEETPFADYLRDGGDEPQADWAPGAVTPELDSSAGRSSPSPPSSPSPFAPTGRPLVKPRFRNKAPNGLHLQVPKPSSLRSASRKYSAAVAASIDRADNAKFLEQFRYTIIASQLLSGHSGLGQSQLDNRGPSPPTNEDESLLSTEGILASVLAALAVAVVLSWVLGSGVTKKRLVFLLMLCAAAVLLGQVYMKRQWLRYRRSQSLSEITSFVENSHNFDSASGAAISLIQEVELVSRGYRLSAPLPPISRIEDRTQTRRCVRLRKALRHSFQEVLDSYNQVCTVVNGFAEQTDLEKYYDIYDITDFDMSDARQGLSDEDLDDPESLRTLKILAARFSTIRKLFLCALLALDANSDANDLLRWTTAVESLLSVNSSTQTAHARLQSILSEQDTFPSSPTPKNALTPGRERWRAQLRKLNSLSSGIRGLQAKLQLLREESDRTLNDSNEVFESRWSPATTKHAH